A part of Paenarthrobacter sp. A20 genomic DNA contains:
- a CDS encoding GAF domain-containing protein: MNDSEAPEPQPNVVPRIRIEDLLKDFVGRAGELLQAQERTRGLLEAVVAVAEDLSLEAVLDRVVTSACRLLQARYGALGVIGEDNALSHFITVGIDGELARRIGPLPTGHGVLGLLITEPTPLRLHDLGHHPKAYGFPQHHPPMKSFLGVPVRVRDVVFGNLYLTEKEGGGDFTPEDEDLAVALAAAAGVAIENARLYEDARRRASWLEACMDVTGTMLGADQLGQAENSALDLIAARALRESGSHLALILVPSPHEPYVVAGTAGARGAEFAGASLAMKATEVQGVASTGKPACLDDSQDLLGLASEGVSARLLIIDLSAQGAHHGLLVLARDPGSGNFSKTDVEMGAVFGSHVALALALERIHRLREQVMVFSDRDRIARDLHDLVIQRLFAAGLSLQSLRRFTTGEAALSRIDSVTEELDTSIRDLRNTIYSLQASTREREPLSGRILQSIQAGAKSLPYAPHLTLAGAVDLVDDEAIIKHLLAVVSEGLSNAVRHSGAQSISVSVSVAEGWLTLEVVDDGCGFVDPAPGNGLANIALRAKEMNGTSSITSAPGNGTAMTWSVPLS, from the coding sequence GTGAACGACTCAGAAGCACCCGAGCCCCAGCCCAACGTTGTGCCTCGGATTCGGATTGAGGACCTCCTGAAGGACTTTGTTGGCCGCGCCGGAGAGCTTCTCCAGGCACAGGAAAGAACACGGGGCTTGCTCGAGGCGGTTGTGGCCGTGGCAGAAGACCTAAGCCTCGAAGCGGTGCTGGACCGCGTGGTGACCTCGGCATGTCGGCTGCTTCAGGCGCGCTATGGCGCCTTGGGTGTCATCGGGGAGGACAACGCTCTCAGTCATTTCATTACGGTAGGTATAGACGGCGAGCTCGCCCGACGCATCGGCCCTCTCCCTACTGGACACGGTGTCCTCGGACTGCTCATCACGGAGCCGACGCCGCTGCGCCTCCATGACCTCGGCCACCATCCGAAAGCCTACGGATTCCCGCAGCACCACCCTCCCATGAAGTCGTTCCTCGGAGTCCCGGTGCGGGTACGGGATGTGGTATTCGGGAACCTCTACCTGACCGAAAAAGAAGGCGGCGGAGACTTTACGCCAGAGGATGAGGACCTTGCCGTGGCGTTGGCCGCGGCGGCCGGCGTGGCAATCGAGAACGCCCGGCTGTATGAAGATGCCCGCCGCCGCGCCTCTTGGCTTGAAGCCTGCATGGACGTTACGGGAACAATGCTCGGCGCAGACCAACTGGGGCAGGCCGAGAACTCGGCATTGGACCTGATCGCGGCGAGGGCCCTCCGGGAATCGGGTTCCCATCTGGCGTTGATCCTTGTTCCGTCTCCTCATGAGCCCTATGTAGTGGCGGGCACCGCTGGAGCCCGTGGCGCTGAATTCGCCGGCGCGTCGTTGGCGATGAAAGCCACTGAAGTGCAGGGCGTCGCAAGCACCGGAAAGCCCGCTTGCCTTGATGATTCCCAGGATCTCCTCGGTCTTGCCAGCGAGGGGGTGTCGGCCCGGCTGCTGATCATCGACCTCAGCGCCCAAGGAGCCCATCACGGTCTCTTGGTCCTTGCCCGCGATCCCGGTTCAGGCAATTTTTCAAAGACCGATGTGGAGATGGGGGCAGTCTTCGGTTCGCACGTGGCCCTCGCGCTGGCGCTGGAGCGGATTCACCGGCTCCGGGAACAAGTGATGGTGTTCTCCGACAGGGACAGGATCGCACGGGATCTCCATGACCTGGTCATACAACGGCTGTTTGCAGCTGGGCTGAGCCTCCAAAGCCTCCGGCGTTTCACGACCGGCGAGGCTGCCTTGAGCAGGATCGACTCTGTGACCGAAGAGCTGGACACAAGTATCCGCGATCTGCGCAACACCATCTATTCGCTGCAGGCCAGTACCCGTGAGCGGGAGCCGTTGAGCGGCCGCATCCTCCAGTCAATCCAGGCCGGTGCCAAGTCCCTGCCGTACGCGCCACATCTGACGCTGGCTGGCGCCGTTGACTTGGTGGACGATGAAGCCATCATCAAACACCTTCTGGCTGTCGTATCTGAAGGCCTCAGCAATGCCGTGCGCCACTCAGGGGCTCAATCCATCAGTGTTTCAGTTTCAGTGGCCGAAGGTTGGCTGACCTTGGAAGTGGTGGACGACGGATGCGGATTTGTCGATCCGGCCCCGGGAAACGGCCTGGCCAACATTGCTCTGCGCGCAAAGGAAATGAACGGGACCAGTTCCATCACCAGTGCGCCTGGAAACGGGACAGCAATGACATGGTCTGTCCCGCTGAGCTGA
- a CDS encoding pyridoxamine 5'-phosphate oxidase family protein translates to MTNKPTVPEAEILDNKQCWELLRGVSVGRLAVWAQDHPDIFPINYKADHGTLVFRTGEGSKLHAALSATPVALEADGVDPQSGVAWSVVVKGKAESIKLTQEVLDTVGLLLFPWQAGRKDHFVRIVPTSLTGRRFNVTPPLTWWSPLDDATRAGLE, encoded by the coding sequence ATGACGAACAAACCCACGGTTCCGGAGGCTGAGATCCTGGACAACAAGCAGTGTTGGGAACTGCTGCGCGGTGTCTCGGTGGGCCGCCTTGCAGTCTGGGCGCAGGACCATCCAGACATCTTTCCCATCAATTACAAAGCAGACCACGGCACGCTGGTCTTCCGCACCGGTGAGGGGAGTAAGCTCCACGCAGCCCTCAGCGCCACACCGGTAGCGCTGGAAGCTGACGGAGTTGACCCACAGTCGGGAGTCGCGTGGAGCGTGGTGGTCAAGGGAAAAGCAGAGAGCATCAAGCTGACCCAGGAAGTACTGGACACTGTCGGTCTGCTGCTCTTCCCGTGGCAGGCCGGGCGGAAGGATCATTTTGTCCGGATCGTTCCCACCTCGTTGACCGGGCGCCGCTTCAACGTGACCCCACCGCTGACGTGGTGGAGTCCGCTCGACGACGCCACCCGGGCGGGTTTGGAATGA
- a CDS encoding pyridoxamine 5'-phosphate oxidase family protein yields the protein MKTKPSAGVERLEPDECWDLLAQTNVGRLAVLVDGHPDIFPVNYVLDGDSIVFRTGAGTKFWSTLTTPCALESDGYRTFSGKAWSVVVRGQTHLILDRQERADVDALGLDPWQPGIKDCYLRLTPEAVTGRRFKTKRPDLWGTPLNDARLDDFH from the coding sequence ATGAAAACAAAGCCAAGTGCCGGCGTCGAACGTCTGGAACCGGACGAATGCTGGGACCTGCTGGCGCAAACGAACGTAGGCCGCTTGGCCGTCCTGGTAGACGGACATCCCGATATCTTTCCCGTGAACTATGTGCTTGATGGCGACAGCATCGTGTTCCGAACCGGGGCGGGCACCAAGTTTTGGAGCACACTGACAACCCCTTGCGCTCTGGAAAGTGACGGCTACCGGACCTTCAGCGGAAAGGCATGGAGCGTCGTTGTCCGAGGGCAGACGCACCTGATACTCGACCGGCAGGAAAGAGCCGACGTCGACGCCCTGGGCCTGGATCCCTGGCAACCAGGCATCAAGGACTGCTACCTGAGGCTGACTCCGGAGGCGGTCACTGGGCGGCGGTTCAAGACCAAACGCCCAGATCTCTGGGGGACTCCCTTGAACGACGCCCGTCTGGACGACTTCCACTAG
- a CDS encoding zinc-dependent alcohol dehydrogenase family protein yields the protein MKALVYGGPGEKSWTDVPDPVILHPTDAIVRIDTTTICGTDLHILKGDVPAVQPGRILGHEGVGTVSDVGSSVSSLRRGDRVIISCIKSCGHCGNCRKGLFSHCLGDEGQAGTGWIFGHLIDGTQAESVRVPYAENSLHKLPHGVTDDEAVMLSDILPTAFEIGVQAGHVAPGDVVAIVGAGPIGLAAMATAGLHGAATVVAIDPDEGRLTKSRDFGATHTVNPGNPEWIADVLALTDGAGVDVAMEAVGLPETFDMALRLVRPGGHVANIGVHGKPVQLPLQDLWIQNINISMGLVNTDTTPMLLRLVAQHKLPADKFATHHFGLEQIMDAYDTFSRAAETGALKVVVSRNPHD from the coding sequence ATGAAGGCACTCGTCTACGGTGGCCCCGGCGAAAAGTCCTGGACAGACGTTCCGGATCCGGTCATCCTGCACCCCACCGACGCAATCGTTCGCATCGACACCACCACCATTTGCGGTACTGATCTGCACATCCTCAAAGGAGATGTCCCAGCGGTCCAGCCAGGGCGCATCCTCGGGCACGAAGGGGTAGGGACCGTATCCGATGTTGGGAGTTCAGTGAGTTCACTCCGCCGGGGGGACCGGGTGATCATCTCCTGTATCAAGTCCTGCGGGCACTGCGGCAACTGCAGGAAGGGACTGTTTTCCCATTGTCTGGGTGATGAAGGACAGGCTGGAACCGGCTGGATCTTCGGCCACCTCATCGACGGAACCCAGGCTGAATCCGTTCGGGTTCCCTATGCCGAGAACTCCCTGCACAAACTGCCCCACGGCGTGACCGACGACGAAGCCGTCATGCTCTCCGACATACTGCCCACGGCCTTCGAAATCGGAGTCCAGGCCGGACACGTGGCTCCGGGAGACGTCGTGGCCATCGTGGGGGCAGGACCCATTGGACTGGCGGCCATGGCAACAGCCGGACTCCACGGTGCGGCAACGGTGGTGGCCATAGATCCAGACGAGGGCCGGCTCACCAAGTCCCGCGACTTCGGAGCCACCCACACGGTCAATCCCGGCAACCCCGAATGGATTGCGGACGTTCTCGCCCTCACTGATGGCGCCGGGGTGGACGTGGCCATGGAAGCGGTCGGATTACCGGAGACTTTTGACATGGCCCTGCGCTTGGTCCGCCCCGGCGGGCACGTAGCCAACATCGGGGTCCACGGAAAACCCGTCCAACTGCCCCTCCAGGACCTGTGGATCCAGAACATCAACATCAGCATGGGACTGGTCAACACCGACACCACCCCGATGCTGCTTCGCCTGGTGGCCCAACACAAGCTCCCTGCGGATAAGTTCGCTACGCATCATTTCGGGTTGGAGCAGATCATGGATGCCTATGACACGTTCTCGCGGGCGGCGGAAACAGGGGCCCTGAAGGTGGTTGTCAGCCGAAACCCTCATGACTGA